Genomic window (Bacillus vallismortis):
AGAAAGGCAATCCTGTTTGGGTCATTACAACTGCCAACTTTACGCCAGTTGACAACATGCAGACGTGGAAAACGCCAAACGGAACGATCGATATCACGTACAGTGTACACAGTGTCGCCGTTACGGGATATGATGAAAAATACGTGTATCTCAATGATCCTTATGGCTATAAAAACAGAAAAACCGACAGAACCAGTTTCGAAAAAGCGTGGGAACAAATGGGCAGCCAGGCCATCGTTATTCAAAAGTAAACAGCTGGTACCTCCCGCCTTCCCAGTGCCTATGTTCTATCTTGAGCAAATACGACAATATTCATGTTTTTTGTTTCAATCGGTCATATCGATTCATTTTCCATTTATCATCCAAAATTGTCTTTACTTTCAGGCTGTCTGTTTTTATGATTAAAGCAGATTCAGCCTTGCCCCGATCTATGTGAGAGAAGCCGGAGCAAGACGCTGAGGCTTCTCTTACAAAAATCATAGATATCCGGGGAGGATTTTATCTTTGAAAAAAATCGTGTCTATCCTATTTATGTTCAGTTTGGTTATCGGTTTCAGCCAGTTTCAAACATCAACTGCTTTCGCAGCTGACAAAGTGGTTCACGAAACAATTATCGTACCCAAAAATACAACATATGACGGGAAGGGACAGCGGTTTGCAGCAGGGAAAGAATTAGGTGACGGAAGCCAGTCCGAAAACCAAAAACCTGTTTTTCGTGTAGAGGATGGCGCAACTCTAAAAAACGTGGTGCTCGGCGCACCTGCTGCTGATGGCGTGCACACTTATGGAAACGTTAACATTCAGAATGTGAAGTGGGAAGATGTTGGGGAGGATGCGTTAACAGTAAAGAAGGAAGGAAAAGTGACCATCGATGGCGGCTCTGCCCAAAAAGCGTCTGATAAAATTTTTCAGATCAATAAAGCCAGCACATTTACAGTGAAAAATTTCACGGCGGACAATGGCGGTAAATTCATAAGACAGCTTGGCGGTTCAACCTTCCACGTTGATGTGATCATCGACAAGTGCACCATCACGAATATGAAAGAAGCGATATTCCGGACCGACAGCAAAACAAGTACGGTCGGAATGACAAATACACGCTACTCCAATGTCGGCCAGAAATGGATTGGCGTTCAGCATATTTATGAAAATAACAATACTCAATTTTAATATAAAAAAGTCCGCTGATGTTTATTCAGCGGGCCTTTTCAATCTTTCTTTCATTTCTTCCTTCGTATAGATGATCCGCATCGGGTTTCCGCCGACAAATGCGCCGGCAGGCACATCCTTATGGACAAGCGTTCCGGCGGACACAACTGCGCCATCCCCTATTTCCACCCCGGGCAAAATGGTCGTGTTGGCACCGATCATCACTTCGTCTCCGATCAGGACTTTGCCGGTCCGGTATTCCTGAATCAAATATTCATGGGCCAAAATGGTCGTATTGTACCCGATGATTGAATTTGCTCCTACTGAGATCTTTTCCGGAAACATAATATCCGGCATCACCATCAGGGCAAAGGATGTTTGCTTCCCAACCTTCATCCGCAGAAACGTACGGTACAGCCAGTTTTTCATCCCTATAAACGGTGTATATCTCGCCATTTGAATGACAATGAAATTTTTGACAACTTTTAAAAAAGGCACCGT
Coding sequences:
- the hprF gene encoding heptaprenylglyceryl phosphate O-acetyltransferase produces the protein MRKTDRHPVSGANSLWHVYQTVPFLKVVKNFIVIQMARYTPFIGMKNWLYRTFLRMKVGKQTSFALMVMPDIMFPEKISVGANSIIGYNTTILAHEYLIQEYRTGKVLIGDEVMIGANTTILPGVEIGDGAVVSAGTLVHKDVPAGAFVGGNPMRIIYTKEEMKERLKRPAE
- the pelC gene encoding pectate/pectin lyase PelC; the protein is MKKIVSILFMFSLVIGFSQFQTSTAFAADKVVHETIIVPKNTTYDGKGQRFAAGKELGDGSQSENQKPVFRVEDGATLKNVVLGAPAADGVHTYGNVNIQNVKWEDVGEDALTVKKEGKVTIDGGSAQKASDKIFQINKASTFTVKNFTADNGGKFIRQLGGSTFHVDVIIDKCTITNMKEAIFRTDSKTSTVGMTNTRYSNVGQKWIGVQHIYENNNTQF